A genomic window from Clostridia bacterium includes:
- a CDS encoding GTP-binding protein: MAKEKFDRSKPHVNVGTIGHIDHGKTTLTAAITKVLAKHNPNIKFR, from the coding sequence ATGGCGAAAGAGAAATTTGACCGCAGCAAACCGCACGTGAACGTTGGGACGATTGGGCACATTGATCATGGCAAGACGACGCTGACGGCGGCGATCACGAAGGTTCTGGCGAAGCACAACCCGAACATCAAGTTCCGG
- a CDS encoding M23 family metallopeptidase, translated as MRKRFYILFVARDSEGQLRKIPIPIHYLYVFLAGALIGMFSITGMAGSYTRMLMKVSRFNELRTEKDQIKNQYSQLEQVSKEKDIQVASLGSIASEVSTLYGLKADSKLAPGVTEIHAEEFRASLDQLYALRKSALTGVATAGLGMGVGGRVATLSDWVRASAAPTLWPVEGRVTSSFGERIDPFNGEGAFHSGVDISTAYGRAILAPADGIVLFANFMSGYGRLVKIDHGHGVSTRFGHLSGFAVASGQGVRRGQVIGYVGASGRVTSAHLHYEVRIHDTPVNPSKYLRTSHAAKFDTGG; from the coding sequence TTGCGCAAGCGTTTTTACATACTGTTTGTTGCCCGCGATTCGGAAGGGCAGTTGCGCAAAATTCCGATACCCATCCACTATCTCTACGTGTTTCTGGCCGGTGCGCTCATCGGCATGTTTTCCATTACCGGCATGGCGGGCTCTTACACTCGCATGCTGATGAAAGTTTCGCGCTTTAACGAGCTGCGTACCGAGAAAGACCAGATCAAGAACCAGTACTCGCAGCTCGAGCAGGTCTCCAAAGAAAAAGATATCCAGGTTGCCTCGCTGGGTTCCATCGCGAGTGAAGTCTCCACTCTCTACGGATTGAAGGCCGATTCGAAGCTGGCGCCCGGTGTGACGGAAATCCATGCTGAGGAGTTCCGCGCATCGCTGGATCAGTTGTATGCGCTTCGCAAGTCGGCGCTGACGGGCGTAGCGACTGCCGGGCTCGGCATGGGAGTTGGCGGCCGCGTGGCAACGCTTTCAGATTGGGTTCGCGCTTCGGCTGCGCCAACGCTTTGGCCCGTTGAAGGCCGTGTGACCAGCTCCTTTGGTGAGCGAATTGATCCCTTCAACGGAGAAGGTGCGTTCCATAGCGGCGTTGACATATCGACCGCTTATGGCCGAGCTATCCTTGCTCCCGCCGACGGCATCGTCCTGTTCGCTAATTTCATGAGCGGCTACGGACGGTTGGTGAAGATCGATCACGGACATGGTGTGAGCACACGCTTCGGACACCTTTCCGGGTTCGCCGTAGCCTCTGGGCAGGGCGTGCGTCGCGGACAGGTCATCGGATACGTAGGAGCCAGCGGACGCGTGACCAGCGCCCACCTGCATTATGAAGTCCGCATTCATGACACGCCGGTGAATCCGTCGAAGTACCTGCGCACCTCGCACGCCGCAAAGTTCGATACCGGCGGTTAG
- the thiL gene encoding thiamine-phosphate kinase produces the protein MAGNTGAHLVTGIGDDCAVLRLPSGLDTLVTTDFSLEGVHFRREWHPAEAIGHRCLTRGLSDIAAMGGDPVAAFLSLALPANTPNRWVDAFFMGMHALAATAHIPLAGGDIAQSPSGVLADITVVGSVPSGKAILRSTAQAGDRIFVTGELGASAALLEQMFANPKKRFRPKFYPAHFYPQPQLAVARYLREKQLASAMIDISDGLSTDLSHICAESEVGAVVHGSAVPCAILGRHEVDRAFALHGGDEYQLLFTSPQGRRVPKEIAGVTITHIGYITDDREMLLEEDNGYTTELEPQGWEHFTEQTPGSRRRLAKRRK, from the coding sequence ATGGCGGGCAACACCGGCGCTCACCTTGTAACCGGCATTGGCGACGATTGCGCCGTGCTCCGCCTGCCAAGCGGGTTGGACACGCTCGTCACCACGGATTTCAGCCTTGAAGGCGTGCACTTCCGCCGCGAATGGCACCCGGCCGAGGCCATCGGCCACCGCTGCCTCACCCGTGGCCTAAGCGACATAGCCGCCATGGGCGGAGATCCGGTCGCGGCCTTCCTCTCATTGGCTCTCCCGGCCAACACACCCAATCGATGGGTTGACGCGTTTTTTATGGGAATGCACGCGCTTGCCGCCACGGCTCACATTCCACTGGCGGGCGGCGATATCGCACAGTCGCCTTCCGGCGTGCTGGCCGACATCACAGTCGTTGGCTCAGTTCCCTCCGGCAAAGCCATCCTGCGCTCGACCGCCCAGGCCGGCGACCGCATCTTCGTCACCGGCGAACTCGGCGCGTCTGCGGCACTGCTTGAGCAGATGTTCGCGAATCCGAAGAAGCGATTCCGCCCGAAGTTCTATCCTGCTCACTTCTATCCGCAGCCACAACTCGCGGTCGCGCGCTACCTGCGCGAGAAGCAACTGGCGTCGGCCATGATCGACATCAGCGACGGACTCTCGACCGACCTCTCGCACATCTGCGCTGAGAGCGAAGTCGGCGCAGTCGTGCATGGCAGCGCCGTTCCCTGTGCCATCCTGGGTCGCCACGAGGTGGACCGGGCCTTTGCCCTGCACGGCGGAGACGAGTACCAGCTACTCTTCACCTCTCCGCAAGGACGGCGCGTGCCGAAGGAAATTGCGGGCGTCACCATTACCCATATCGGCTACATAACCGACGACCGCGAGATGCTGCTGGAAGAGGATAACGGCTATACCACCGAACTCGAGCCGCAGGGGTGGGAGCACTTCACGGAGCAAACGCCCGGTAGCCGCCGTCGTCTGGCCAAGCGACGCAAGTGA
- a CDS encoding phospholipase D-like domain-containing protein yields MKRARQLVLLVVICVSGLAYWGVSQRPASVRELSSVAESGSLTAETRYSPGDNLERLDLARLGEAQQSIDIAMYAFTDTYIADALVDLAERGVEIRIYRDHQQFEDEQRRFSERGKPSTTALFAGQKNIQVRVKNSHELMHLKAFLTDGRVLRDGSANWSPTGLKRQDNNAHYTADPLQVNAFRRNFEQMWERPDNLRVQ; encoded by the coding sequence TTGAAGCGTGCGCGCCAACTCGTCCTGCTGGTCGTTATCTGCGTTAGCGGACTCGCTTACTGGGGTGTCTCGCAACGACCGGCCAGCGTCCGTGAACTGAGTTCCGTAGCGGAGTCGGGCTCCCTCACCGCCGAGACTCGCTACTCGCCCGGCGACAATCTCGAGCGACTGGATTTGGCGCGATTGGGCGAAGCCCAGCAGTCGATTGATATTGCAATGTACGCCTTCACCGACACGTACATCGCCGACGCCCTGGTCGACCTGGCCGAGCGCGGCGTCGAGATTCGCATCTACCGCGATCACCAGCAATTCGAGGACGAGCAAAGACGCTTTTCGGAGCGCGGAAAGCCATCCACCACGGCCTTGTTCGCTGGTCAAAAGAACATCCAGGTGCGCGTGAAAAACAGCCACGAACTCATGCACCTGAAAGCGTTCCTCACAGACGGCAGAGTCCTGCGCGACGGCAGCGCGAACTGGTCTCCAACGGGGCTAAAGCGGCAGGACAACAACGCGCACTACACGGCCGACCCGCTACAGGTGAACGCCTTCCGGCGTAACTTCGAACAAATGTGGGAGCGGCCCGACAATCTTCGCGTGCAGTAG
- a CDS encoding ribonuclease HI family protein, with the protein MPFRRAPFRTKSSHDAPGLFGERSAQRPEAAEPAGKEWSGKDALLAHIDGGARGNPGPAGYGVYIQDATGKKVAELSEYLGHQTNNFAEYSGLVAALEYAIQHGYKTLKVVSDSELMVKQIRGEYKVKSESLAPIYAEAKELIRKLDSFSIRHALREQNKDADRLANLAMDRGTGRAPAALSKPAPAPDGGPALCEVEGVVRDGVVEFTAEDLPNGTRVRIRPVR; encoded by the coding sequence ATGCCATTCCGTCGCGCACCATTTAGAACGAAAAGCAGTCATGACGCTCCCGGGTTATTTGGGGAACGCAGTGCTCAGCGGCCTGAAGCCGCCGAACCCGCAGGCAAAGAGTGGAGCGGCAAAGACGCGCTTCTGGCGCACATCGATGGCGGTGCGCGCGGCAATCCCGGCCCGGCCGGATACGGCGTTTACATACAGGACGCCACCGGCAAGAAGGTGGCCGAACTTAGCGAATACCTTGGCCACCAGACGAACAACTTCGCCGAGTACTCGGGGCTGGTCGCCGCGCTTGAGTATGCGATCCAGCATGGCTACAAGACGCTGAAAGTCGTCAGCGACTCTGAGCTGATGGTGAAGCAGATACGCGGCGAGTACAAGGTGAAGAGCGAATCGCTTGCGCCGATCTACGCCGAGGCGAAAGAGTTGATCCGCAAGCTGGATTCGTTTTCCATCCGCCATGCACTGCGCGAGCAGAACAAGGATGCCGACCGGCTTGCGAATCTGGCCATGGATCGGGGCACGGGACGTGCCCCCGCTGCTCTGTCGAAACCTGCGCCGGCCCCTGACGGTGGGCCGGCCCTTTGCGAGGTGGAAGGCGTGGTGCGCGACGGAGTTGTCGAGTTCACCGCCGAAGACCTGCCCAACGGAACGCGCGTACGAATACGCCCCGTACGGTAA
- a CDS encoding metallophosphoesterase family protein, with the protein MRLLVISDIHSNLEALQACLEVAPEYDRVANLGDLIGYGASPNEVIETARELSGIVVRGNHDRACSGLIDIRNFNPIAGTAALWTRSMLHAENLLWIRKLPQGPLRSEDLPGVQFVHGSPMDEDEYIMNSLAARDALDLVDTPITFFGHTHIQGGAALTNRDLLAVTLQWESRKTLEQYTVQIDGAARYLINPGSVGQPRDGDWRAGFAVYDSDAATVTFYRVPYPIDLAQHRIIAANLPPRLASRLREGR; encoded by the coding sequence GTGCGCCTGCTCGTCATTAGCGACATACACTCGAATCTGGAAGCGCTTCAGGCGTGCCTGGAAGTCGCTCCGGAGTACGACCGCGTGGCGAACCTTGGCGACCTCATCGGCTATGGCGCCAGTCCAAACGAGGTGATCGAGACGGCGCGAGAGCTGAGCGGCATCGTCGTGCGCGGCAATCACGACCGCGCATGCAGCGGTCTCATCGATATCCGCAACTTCAATCCCATCGCAGGCACCGCGGCGCTATGGACGCGCAGCATGCTCCATGCTGAAAATCTGCTCTGGATACGCAAACTGCCGCAGGGGCCATTGCGCTCAGAGGATTTACCCGGCGTGCAGTTCGTTCATGGTTCACCGATGGACGAGGATGAGTACATAATGAACAGCCTCGCTGCGCGTGACGCGCTCGACCTGGTGGATACGCCCATCACCTTCTTCGGGCACACTCATATACAGGGGGGCGCAGCACTGACAAATCGAGATTTGCTTGCGGTGACGTTGCAGTGGGAGTCGCGAAAGACGCTGGAGCAGTACACGGTGCAGATCGACGGCGCAGCACGATACCTGATCAATCCAGGCTCGGTCGGCCAACCGCGTGACGGCGACTGGCGCGCGGGATTCGCCGTGTACGATTCCGATGCAGCCACCGTGACGTTCTACCGCGTGCCATATCCGATCGACCTGGCGCAGCATCGCATCATTGCCGCCAACCTTCCGCCGAGACTGGCGTCCCGCCTGCGCGAAGGCCGCTGA
- a CDS encoding M15 family metallopeptidase, with protein MKRYALALILLLSIGSIRVPMVAQTQGSAADFRIQPVRPVEELRREALKQEPPPQSGDLRKPDLVELVTLDPTIKLDIRYATKNNFLSTPMYNEARAFLQRPAADALVRANRELHKQGYGLLIHDAYRPWYVTWMFWQATPESLHKFVADPKTGSRHNRGCAVDLTLYNLKTGKAVEMPSGYDEMSERAYPSYAGGTAEQRRLRDLLRTEMQKQGFAVYEFEWWHFDYKDFDKYPVLNVPFEKLRKAT; from the coding sequence ATGAAGCGATATGCACTCGCCCTGATCCTGCTGCTGAGCATCGGCAGCATCCGTGTTCCGATGGTCGCCCAGACTCAGGGGTCGGCTGCTGACTTCCGTATTCAGCCCGTACGTCCGGTCGAGGAGTTGAGGCGCGAGGCGCTGAAGCAAGAGCCGCCACCGCAAAGCGGCGATCTCCGCAAGCCCGACCTGGTGGAACTGGTGACGCTCGACCCTACCATCAAGCTCGACATACGTTACGCCACGAAGAACAACTTCCTGAGTACGCCGATGTACAACGAGGCGCGCGCCTTCTTACAGCGTCCTGCCGCAGACGCCCTCGTCCGCGCCAACCGCGAATTGCACAAGCAGGGCTACGGACTGCTCATTCACGATGCCTACCGCCCCTGGTATGTGACCTGGATGTTCTGGCAAGCGACGCCGGAGAGCCTGCATAAGTTCGTCGCCGATCCCAAGACCGGCTCGCGCCACAACCGCGGATGTGCCGTCGACCTCACGCTCTACAACCTGAAGACCGGCAAAGCGGTCGAGATGCCAAGCGGTTACGATGAGATGAGCGAACGCGCGTATCCCAGCTACGCCGGCGGAACCGCAGAGCAGCGACGCCTGCGCGACCTGCTCCGAACGGAGATGCAGAAGCAAGGATTCGCCGTGTACGAATTCGAGTGGTGGCACTTCGACTACAAGGATTTCGACAAGTATCCGGTGCTGAATGTGCCGTTCGAGAAGCTGCGCAAAGCTACTTAA
- a CDS encoding ABC transporter ATP-binding protein has translation MSPLLDVRNLTVTFPSSQGRVAAVRDDSFQIDSGEVLGLVGESGSGKSVTSLAIMRLLVPQAGVTGEIVFDGRDLLTLSPDEMQQVRGERISMIFQEPMTALNPVMRIGDQVAESVLAHTVDGKLVAKQEASQRAVAALKDVGIPEAERRARDYPHQFSGGQRQRVMIAMALVNRPQLLIADEPTTALDVTIQAQILDLLAELREKYRLAMLFISHDLAVVSQVSHRIAVMYAGAIVELGPSAAVFHEPVHPYTKGLLNSVPTLKTDRSRPLRTIDGSVPSIGQLPKGCAFEPRCHWREELCTTALPALVEVSEGHWARCPVLGSARLSQRD, from the coding sequence GTGAGCCCACTGCTTGATGTTCGCAACCTGACCGTGACCTTCCCTTCGTCGCAGGGACGGGTTGCCGCTGTGCGCGACGACAGTTTCCAAATCGACAGCGGGGAAGTACTGGGTCTTGTCGGCGAGTCCGGTTCGGGCAAGTCGGTGACATCGCTGGCAATTATGCGGTTGCTGGTGCCGCAGGCGGGTGTTACCGGCGAGATCGTGTTTGACGGTCGCGACCTGTTGACGCTCTCGCCAGATGAGATGCAGCAGGTCCGCGGCGAACGCATCAGCATGATCTTCCAGGAGCCGATGACGGCGCTGAACCCGGTCATGCGAATTGGCGACCAGGTGGCCGAATCCGTGCTGGCGCACACCGTCGATGGCAAGCTCGTTGCCAAGCAGGAAGCTTCGCAGCGAGCTGTCGCGGCGTTGAAGGATGTCGGCATTCCGGAGGCCGAGCGGCGCGCGCGAGACTATCCGCACCAGTTTTCGGGAGGTCAGCGGCAGAGGGTCATGATTGCCATGGCGCTCGTAAATCGTCCGCAGTTGCTGATCGCCGATGAGCCGACGACGGCGCTCGATGTGACGATTCAGGCGCAAATCCTGGATTTGCTGGCGGAATTGCGCGAGAAGTATCGGCTGGCAATGCTGTTCATCTCGCACGACCTGGCGGTGGTGTCGCAGGTCTCGCATCGCATTGCGGTGATGTACGCGGGAGCCATCGTGGAGTTGGGGCCGTCGGCAGCGGTCTTTCACGAGCCCGTCCATCCCTACACGAAGGGTCTACTGAATTCCGTGCCAACGCTGAAAACAGATCGTTCGCGGCCGTTGCGGACGATTGATGGCTCTGTGCCATCGATTGGACAGCTACCAAAGGGCTGCGCCTTCGAGCCGCGTTGCCATTGGCGCGAAGAGTTGTGCACCACCGCTCTTCCGGCACTGGTCGAAGTGAGCGAGGGGCACTGGGCGAGGTGCCCAGTCCTGGGCTCTGCGCGTCTAAGCCAGAGAGATTGA
- a CDS encoding prohibitin family protein, which translates to MSEYGFARTPQVINVSGASALRAMGTLIGVVLLIVLIWASIAYVPSGHVGVLTIFGRVTGEVLPEGTHFVNPFKVNNKLSVRTQTLKETASVPSNEGLIIALDTSLLYRLDASRAADVFQKVGPHYGDVVVEPNLRSTIRSVTSMHTANALYSGEREKVAQQMLTELSGELAKRGIIVENILLRDIQLPPTLKVSIEQKQQAEQESLAMSFRLQKEKQEAERKRIEAQGIRDFQQIVAQGISPQLLEWKGIEATETLAKSPNAKIVVIGGGKSGLPLILGQ; encoded by the coding sequence ATGTCGGAATACGGTTTCGCGCGCACGCCGCAGGTTATCAACGTTAGCGGCGCTTCGGCGCTTCGCGCAATGGGCACGCTGATCGGTGTCGTACTGCTTATCGTTCTTATCTGGGCGTCGATTGCCTATGTGCCTTCCGGCCATGTCGGAGTGCTAACCATCTTTGGCCGCGTCACCGGGGAGGTGCTGCCGGAGGGTACGCATTTTGTGAACCCCTTCAAGGTGAACAATAAGCTGTCGGTACGTACGCAGACGCTGAAGGAGACGGCGAGCGTGCCGTCGAACGAGGGTTTGATTATCGCCCTCGATACTTCGCTGCTGTACCGGTTGGACGCGAGCCGCGCCGCAGACGTCTTCCAGAAGGTCGGACCTCACTACGGCGACGTCGTTGTGGAGCCGAACCTGCGGTCCACGATCCGCTCCGTCACCTCAATGCACACGGCCAACGCGCTGTATAGCGGCGAACGCGAAAAGGTGGCGCAACAGATGTTGACCGAGCTTTCGGGCGAGTTGGCGAAGCGGGGGATCATCGTGGAGAACATCCTGCTGCGCGACATCCAGCTGCCGCCGACACTGAAGGTTTCCATCGAGCAGAAGCAACAGGCCGAGCAGGAATCGCTGGCGATGAGCTTCCGTCTGCAAAAAGAAAAGCAGGAAGCCGAGCGCAAGCGCATTGAGGCACAGGGCATTCGCGACTTCCAGCAGATCGTGGCGCAAGGCATCAGCCCGCAACTGCTCGAGTGGAAAGGCATTGAAGCAACAGAAACGCTCGCCAAGAGTCCGAACGCAAAGATAGTCGTGATCGGCGGCGGCAAGAGTGGACTGCCGCTGATTCTGGGGCAGTAG
- a CDS encoding acyl-CoA carboxylase subunit beta, whose protein sequence is MNLEQKLAELKRRDSLAEAGGGEERRAREHKLGKMTARERVEFLLDEGTFEETDKLVTHRCTDFGMDQQKYYGDGVITGYGRVEGRLVFVFAQDFTVFGGSLSETNAAKIVKIMNMAMRVGAPVIGLNDSGGARIQEGVMSLAGYADIFLRNTLSSGVIPQISAIMGPCAGGAVYSPAITDFTLMVDKTSYMFITGPDVIKAVTHEEVTKEELGGAVTHNSVSGVAHFLAHDDAECLSIIREMLSFMPSNNLEDPPRKACTDPIDRADEALDTIIPTESNRPYDIKDVITRIVDDGDFFEVQEHWAKNIVIGFARFNGKPVGVVANQPAMLAGVLDINSSIKGARFVRFCDCFNIPLVTFEDVPGFLPGVQQEHGGIIVHGAKLLYAFAEATVPKVTIITRKAYGGAYCVMASKHIRADVNYAWPTAEIAVMGPEGAVNIVYKRDLEKAGKEGVNGSQGEEAVAKARSEKIEEFRDRFANPYVAAERGYLDAVIRPRDTRRKIIQALEMLETKRDKNPPKKHGNIPL, encoded by the coding sequence ATGAATCTGGAGCAGAAGCTCGCTGAATTGAAGCGTCGTGATTCCTTGGCTGAAGCAGGTGGCGGCGAAGAGCGCCGGGCCCGTGAACACAAACTCGGCAAGATGACGGCGCGTGAGCGCGTAGAGTTCCTGCTGGACGAGGGCACCTTCGAAGAGACCGACAAGCTGGTGACGCATCGCTGCACGGACTTCGGCATGGACCAGCAGAAGTACTACGGCGACGGAGTCATTACCGGTTACGGACGAGTCGAAGGACGACTGGTCTTCGTCTTTGCGCAGGACTTCACGGTCTTCGGAGGCTCGCTCTCCGAGACGAATGCCGCGAAGATCGTCAAGATTATGAATATGGCGATGCGCGTCGGCGCGCCGGTTATCGGCCTCAATGATTCCGGTGGAGCGCGCATCCAGGAAGGCGTTATGTCGCTGGCCGGCTACGCCGACATTTTCCTGCGCAACACGCTGTCGTCCGGAGTGATTCCGCAGATCTCGGCCATTATGGGACCGTGCGCGGGTGGCGCGGTGTATTCCCCGGCAATTACGGACTTCACGCTGATGGTAGACAAAACGTCCTACATGTTCATCACCGGACCGGACGTCATCAAGGCAGTCACGCACGAAGAGGTGACGAAGGAAGAACTCGGCGGCGCCGTGACGCACAACTCGGTTTCCGGCGTGGCGCACTTCCTGGCGCACGACGATGCCGAGTGCCTGTCGATAATTCGCGAGATGCTCAGTTTCATGCCCTCGAATAATTTGGAAGATCCGCCGCGAAAGGCGTGCACGGATCCAATCGACCGCGCGGACGAGGCGCTGGACACGATCATCCCGACTGAGTCGAACAGGCCATACGACATCAAGGACGTCATCACGCGCATCGTGGATGACGGCGACTTCTTCGAAGTGCAAGAGCACTGGGCGAAGAACATCGTCATCGGTTTCGCACGATTCAACGGCAAGCCCGTCGGAGTGGTGGCGAACCAGCCGGCGATGCTGGCCGGCGTGCTCGACATCAATTCCAGCATCAAGGGCGCGCGCTTCGTGCGCTTCTGCGACTGCTTCAATATCCCGCTGGTCACGTTCGAAGATGTGCCAGGCTTCCTACCCGGAGTGCAGCAGGAGCATGGCGGCATTATCGTCCATGGCGCGAAGCTGCTGTACGCGTTCGCCGAGGCCACGGTGCCGAAGGTGACGATCATTACTCGCAAAGCGTATGGCGGTGCGTACTGCGTTATGGCCAGCAAGCACATTCGCGCCGACGTGAACTACGCCTGGCCGACGGCGGAGATCGCCGTCATGGGGCCCGAGGGTGCGGTCAACATCGTTTACAAACGCGATCTGGAGAAGGCCGGGAAAGAGGGCGTGAACGGATCGCAAGGCGAAGAGGCGGTAGCGAAAGCCCGCAGCGAAAAAATCGAGGAGTTCCGCGACCGCTTTGCGAACCCCTACGTCGCCGCAGAGCGCGGTTACCTCGATGCGGTCATCCGTCCCAGAGATACACGGCGCAAAATCATTCAGGCGCTTGAGATGCTGGAGACGAAGCGCGACAAGAATCCGCCGAAGAAGCACGGGAACATACCGCTGTAA
- a CDS encoding GatB/YqeY domain-containing protein, translated as MSMVERIQTDMIAAMRSKEELRLSTLRMMKSAIKNKEIDKRAPLEDSEIVQVLSTMVKQRKDSIEQFTNGNRPELAQKEALEIDIIEAYMPNAVGAEEIVAAVKATIAEMESPTMKDMGTVMKNTMAKFGGARVDGKIVSETVKKELAGK; from the coding sequence ATGAGCATGGTCGAACGAATTCAGACGGACATGATTGCCGCGATGCGCAGTAAGGAAGAGCTGAGGCTCTCTACGTTGCGCATGATGAAGTCGGCGATTAAGAACAAAGAGATCGATAAACGCGCGCCGCTTGAAGACAGCGAAATCGTGCAGGTGCTGAGCACGATGGTGAAGCAGCGCAAGGATTCTATCGAGCAGTTCACGAACGGCAATCGGCCGGAACTGGCGCAGAAAGAGGCTTTGGAAATCGATATCATAGAGGCCTACATGCCGAATGCTGTCGGCGCAGAGGAGATCGTGGCGGCCGTGAAAGCGACGATCGCAGAGATGGAATCGCCGACAATGAAGGACATGGGCACCGTCATGAAGAACACGATGGCGAAGTTCGGCGGCGCGCGCGTCGATGGGAAGATCGTGAGCGAAACGGTCAAGAAAGAGCTCGCCGGGAAGTAG
- a CDS encoding site-2 protease family protein, with translation MRNWSISAGRIFGIDLRIHLTFAFLLLFVWVTESATSGARGAARGLALVAIVFGSVVLHELGHAIVALSSGVGVRSIVLLPIGGVTVMDDESLRKPNPRRDIRIAAAGPVVNLLIAAFVGSAILLFSEVDLLARPFVHSGNLPRSLFWANLFLGAFNLLPAYPMDGGRVLRAWFAERMDYLRATRRAVTVGQVFAMAFILVGAVANTWLMLIGVFLFFGAQLEDRSVVFQSVLETVRMEDVMLTDFRTLSPADTLEDALHKAVHSLQDDFPVVRGSDLVGVISRQGIMEALRSDGNSYVQGAMNRVFQVANRSETLASVFKKVGQKGLSLVPVVDEDHLVGIVTLQNLMHSMALLAETRKLRREIVEG, from the coding sequence ATGAGAAATTGGTCCATTTCGGCAGGGCGGATTTTCGGGATTGACCTGCGGATACACCTGACTTTTGCTTTCCTGTTGCTGTTCGTGTGGGTAACGGAATCGGCGACGTCGGGAGCCCGCGGAGCAGCGCGCGGATTGGCGTTGGTAGCCATCGTGTTTGGCAGCGTAGTGCTGCACGAACTAGGACACGCGATTGTTGCGCTGTCGAGCGGCGTCGGCGTGCGCTCCATCGTGCTGCTGCCTATCGGCGGCGTCACGGTGATGGACGACGAATCCCTGCGCAAGCCGAACCCTAGGCGCGACATACGGATTGCTGCGGCCGGTCCGGTCGTCAACTTGCTCATTGCAGCGTTTGTTGGCAGTGCGATCCTGTTATTTTCCGAAGTAGATTTGTTGGCGCGTCCGTTCGTGCACTCCGGCAATCTGCCAAGAAGTCTCTTCTGGGCGAACCTTTTCCTGGGAGCCTTCAACCTGCTCCCGGCCTACCCGATGGATGGCGGGCGCGTTCTGCGGGCTTGGTTCGCGGAACGCATGGACTACCTTCGCGCGACGCGGCGCGCGGTAACGGTCGGCCAGGTTTTCGCGATGGCATTCATCCTGGTGGGCGCGGTCGCCAATACGTGGTTGATGCTGATTGGCGTGTTCCTCTTCTTCGGTGCGCAACTTGAGGATCGCTCCGTGGTATTCCAGTCCGTGCTGGAAACGGTGCGGATGGAAGACGTGATGCTGACGGATTTCCGGACGCTCTCCCCGGCGGACACCTTGGAAGATGCACTGCACAAGGCGGTGCACTCGTTGCAAGATGACTTTCCGGTGGTGCGCGGCAGCGACCTGGTCGGCGTGATTTCGCGGCAGGGCATCATGGAGGCTTTGCGAAGCGACGGAAACAGCTATGTTCAGGGTGCGATGAACCGCGTGTTCCAGGTGGCGAATCGGTCGGAGACTCTGGCATCCGTGTTTAAGAAAGTCGGACAGAAAGGCCTGTCGTTGGTGCCGGTAGTGGACGAAGACCATCTCGTAGGCATCGTCACGCTACAAAATTTGATGCACAGTATGGCTCTGCTTGCAGAAACCCGTAAATTGCGTCGCGAGATCGTGGAAGGATAA
- the rsmD gene encoding 16S rRNA (guanine(966)-N(2))-methyltransferase RsmD, protein MSRENQREFSSTMRVIAGKYRSRQIKSLPELDTRPTYDRLRETLFSILASSGKLEGAVFVDLFAGTGSIGIEALSRGASMAYFVESNRKAANLIRENLRVLGISAGAEVQEREVVPAIGRLSAAGVRCDVCFLDPPYAMQGAYEQVLRVLSTSELLRPSSIVIAEHDKRFDPGEGRASIKRYRRLDQGESSLSFYRVEVDQEELLSC, encoded by the coding sequence GTGAGCAGAGAGAATCAGAGGGAGTTCTCATCGACGATGCGAGTCATCGCAGGAAAGTATCGCAGCCGCCAAATAAAATCTTTACCTGAACTTGACACACGGCCGACTTACGACCGGCTCAGGGAAACGCTCTTCAGCATTCTGGCTTCCAGCGGGAAGCTGGAGGGCGCGGTGTTCGTCGATCTCTTTGCCGGCACCGGTTCGATAGGAATCGAAGCCCTGAGCCGTGGCGCTTCCATGGCCTACTTCGTCGAGTCCAACCGCAAGGCAGCAAACCTGATTCGTGAAAACCTACGCGTACTCGGCATCAGCGCCGGAGCGGAAGTTCAGGAACGGGAAGTCGTTCCCGCCATCGGACGCCTTTCGGCAGCGGGGGTGCGTTGCGACGTTTGCTTCCTCGATCCGCCGTACGCGATGCAAGGTGCGTACGAGCAGGTGCTCCGCGTGCTATCCACTTCCGAGTTGCTGAGGCCTTCGAGCATCGTGATTGCCGAACACGACAAGCGCTTTGATCCCGGGGAAGGACGCGCATCAATCAAACGCTATCGACGCCTCGATCAAGGCGAAAGCTCATTAAGTTTCTATCGCGTAGAGGTGGATCAGGAGGAGCTGCTGAGCTGCTGA